From Candidatus Dependentiae bacterium, the proteins below share one genomic window:
- the dnaG gene encoding DNA primase, with protein sequence MPEINPFSIVKSHVTILEVVSQYTALKKAGMYWKGVCPFHAEKTASFTVSPHREIFYCFGCHAGGDVITFISKAEQCTPLQAIQHLAQHHSIHLPTDIKVESKREKQQYAHLCEQVARWCHYKLVKSPIALNYLKKRNVTQESINYFMLGYFPGGLQEIKSFIHTMSKHNILVHDLIEANILSQGKTVLYSPFEDRLMFPIKDHIGQPCGFGGRIFKKHDTRAKYYNSRENQHFNKGSLLFGFDLAKKSIQETKKVFLVEGYTDCVAMVQNGFNNTVATLGTACTARHLNQLSRHAQQAYVLYDGDNAGQQALLRLTQLCWQTNIELHVITLPSQEDPASLLEKKQQLESYIKKSQDIFTFFIQTVGHGFANKSLSEKVQLTRTITDIIAKIIDPLTQDLLLDKAAKVLAIPFESLYRELKSAQKKIRATTAHSAGNNAAEKIIQKNDSLIDILDQIPLLEKKIFFAIMNNIYLLNERNNGYLTSHLSYPLRDILKKLSQIQKEKSDITFTIFFDTLEEREKRVVSMLCLESNEIIDEATFKQLSNQLQKTHWKRIVKDITVKIKQARSQGDKKLVAQLINKFEKLKKLYHDATNRLINKGYYSDDTQKK encoded by the coding sequence ATGCCAGAAATAAATCCGTTTAGCATTGTAAAATCACATGTTACTATCTTAGAAGTCGTAAGCCAGTACACTGCACTCAAAAAAGCGGGTATGTATTGGAAAGGAGTCTGCCCTTTTCATGCTGAAAAGACTGCATCTTTCACTGTAAGTCCTCATCGAGAGATTTTTTATTGTTTTGGATGCCATGCGGGTGGGGACGTAATAACTTTTATTAGCAAAGCAGAGCAATGTACACCCCTACAAGCTATTCAACATTTGGCACAACATCATAGTATCCATTTACCAACAGATATCAAAGTTGAATCAAAACGAGAAAAACAACAATATGCTCACTTATGCGAACAAGTAGCACGTTGGTGCCACTACAAATTAGTCAAATCACCCATCGCACTCAATTATTTAAAAAAGCGAAACGTTACACAAGAGAGTATTAATTACTTTATGCTTGGCTACTTTCCAGGGGGTCTGCAAGAAATAAAATCATTTATTCATACAATGTCCAAACATAATATCTTGGTACACGATCTCATAGAAGCAAACATACTTTCCCAGGGAAAAACCGTTTTATACAGCCCATTTGAAGATCGGCTTATGTTTCCAATCAAAGATCATATTGGCCAACCTTGTGGCTTTGGTGGGAGAATTTTTAAAAAACATGACACTCGTGCAAAATATTATAATTCACGAGAAAACCAACACTTCAATAAAGGTTCATTATTATTTGGCTTTGATTTGGCTAAAAAAAGTATACAGGAAACGAAAAAAGTTTTTTTGGTTGAAGGTTATACAGATTGTGTCGCAATGGTGCAAAACGGCTTTAACAATACCGTAGCGACGCTGGGCACTGCATGCACGGCAAGGCATTTAAATCAACTTTCGCGGCACGCACAGCAGGCATATGTCCTTTATGATGGTGACAATGCAGGTCAACAGGCATTACTGCGCCTCACTCAGCTATGCTGGCAAACCAATATTGAGCTACATGTGATCACACTGCCGTCACAAGAAGATCCAGCATCACTACTGGAGAAAAAGCAACAACTTGAATCCTATATAAAAAAATCCCAAGATATATTCACATTTTTTATACAAACAGTAGGACATGGCTTTGCTAATAAATCGCTCAGTGAAAAGGTCCAATTAACACGAACTATTACCGATATCATCGCAAAAATTATCGATCCACTCACACAAGACCTGTTGCTTGATAAAGCAGCAAAAGTACTCGCAATACCGTTTGAGAGTCTTTATCGAGAACTTAAAAGTGCACAAAAAAAAATTAGGGCCACCACGGCCCATTCAGCAGGAAACAACGCTGCTGAAAAAATTATACAAAAAAATGACTCCCTTATTGATATACTCGATCAGATACCACTACTGGAAAAAAAGATATTTTTTGCTATAATGAACAATATATACTTGCTTAACGAAAGAAATAATGGCTATTTGACTAGTCATCTTTCGTATCCGTTGCGTGATATTCTCAAGAAATTAAGTCAGATACAGAAAGAAAAATCAGATATCACTTTTACTATTTTTTTCGATACACTTGAAGAACGAGAGAAACGTGTGGTAAGTATGTTGTGTCTAGAATCAAATGAGATAATCGATGAAGCAACATTTAAACAATTATCGAATCAGTTGCAAAAAACACATTGGAAACGTATCGTAAAAGATATTACGGTAAAAATAAAACAAGCACGTTCACAAGGTGACAAAAAGCTTGTTGCTCAACTGATAAATAAATTTGAAAAACTAAAAAAGCTATATCACGATGCTACAAATAGATTAATAAATAAGGGGTACTATTCAGATGACACGCAAAAAAAATAA
- the rpoD gene encoding RNA polymerase sigma factor RpoD yields MTRKKNNTKVTHKKTREKKVTRTKKTPKKKSKNISKKSAHTRKKVTTGKTVKKKIATKKTLKKYTPKKLKIVEKTSSAKTKKTAKKIAGIKKQVSRIKKLQAAETLKKSKSTSRKTAPSKSEPKKKIMFKGVDLKKELLDELLDKGKRSGVLAYEEIIEFSEKNHLPEKEVNELLHRLEKENIDLVMQEELESESIRVDEEESAEKNPATLKSRLKDSIDDDEDDDEDDPEGKELGTVTPAAQITDPVKCYLRDIGKIPLLNKKTETQIANQISSSKQESIDSLSRFPFIHREFVSIADRLEKQSLPLKDVIQFSEFDEENLPKIDKEQKSLLATIAQIKTLIGNEEKIYSSYRNKLDSASKKQEMLDKVKQNKQEISNTIKSIKLSNKLIRKLGKRLEKYVNKIREKELIIRSTDRQLAEQKKIKKPNKEQKIFIEELEKNYRMAAKSIKKIELEVGLPLQDMFKYYRQFVTSQRKDKIAKDNLARANLRLVVNIAKKYVNRGLHFLDLIQEGNIGLMKAVEKFEFERGYKFSTYATWWIRQAITRAIADQSRTIRVPVHMVETLNKINKIKRTFIQEHGREPTHTELAKELNLDEKKIKNIIKISKEPISLETPVGDSEDAFIKDFIEGENDFSPSDTVTTNDLKERVREVLKSLTPREEKVLKMRFGIDVASEHTLEEVGKDFSVTRERIRQIEVKALRKLRHPSRSKRLRTFFEKEIDEQTSSDESME; encoded by the coding sequence ATGACACGCAAAAAAAATAATACTAAGGTAACACATAAAAAAACACGTGAAAAAAAAGTAACACGCACAAAAAAGACACCGAAAAAAAAGTCCAAAAATATATCAAAAAAAAGCGCACATACTCGCAAAAAAGTCACAACAGGCAAAACAGTGAAAAAAAAGATTGCAACAAAAAAAACACTGAAAAAATATACTCCAAAGAAGCTCAAAATAGTGGAAAAAACATCCTCAGCAAAGACAAAAAAAACTGCTAAAAAAATTGCAGGAATAAAAAAGCAAGTGAGCCGTATAAAAAAATTACAAGCAGCTGAAACTCTAAAAAAATCAAAATCAACATCACGAAAAACAGCACCCTCAAAATCAGAACCTAAGAAAAAAATCATGTTCAAAGGAGTAGATCTTAAAAAAGAACTGCTCGATGAATTACTTGATAAAGGAAAAAGATCAGGCGTTCTGGCATACGAAGAAATTATTGAATTTAGCGAAAAAAATCATCTACCGGAAAAAGAAGTTAATGAACTACTTCATCGATTAGAAAAAGAAAATATTGATCTAGTAATGCAAGAAGAACTTGAAAGCGAGTCCATTAGGGTGGATGAAGAAGAATCAGCTGAAAAAAACCCCGCAACCTTAAAGTCTAGACTAAAGGATTCTATTGATGATGACGAAGATGATGACGAAGATGATCCAGAGGGTAAAGAGCTAGGAACTGTAACACCAGCAGCACAAATCACTGATCCTGTAAAGTGCTATTTGCGTGACATCGGAAAAATACCTCTTTTGAACAAAAAAACAGAAACACAAATTGCAAATCAAATTTCAAGTAGCAAGCAAGAATCAATTGATTCACTCTCTCGTTTTCCTTTTATTCACAGAGAATTCGTTTCAATTGCTGACAGATTAGAAAAACAAAGTCTTCCACTTAAAGATGTTATTCAGTTTTCTGAGTTTGATGAAGAAAATTTACCAAAAATAGATAAAGAACAAAAAAGTCTACTTGCAACAATAGCACAAATAAAAACACTCATTGGCAACGAAGAAAAGATCTATTCATCATATCGAAACAAACTTGATTCTGCGTCTAAAAAACAGGAAATGCTTGATAAGGTTAAACAAAATAAGCAAGAAATTAGCAATACTATCAAGTCTATTAAGCTTTCCAATAAACTTATCCGTAAACTCGGTAAGCGACTTGAAAAATATGTTAATAAAATCAGAGAAAAAGAGCTGATTATTCGCTCTACTGATAGACAATTAGCAGAACAGAAAAAAATAAAAAAACCAAATAAAGAGCAAAAAATATTTATCGAAGAACTAGAAAAAAATTATCGAATGGCTGCAAAAAGTATCAAAAAAATTGAGCTTGAAGTAGGCTTACCACTCCAAGATATGTTCAAATATTATAGGCAATTTGTCACCAGTCAGCGTAAAGACAAAATAGCTAAAGATAATCTTGCTCGAGCAAATCTAAGATTAGTTGTAAATATTGCAAAAAAATATGTTAATCGAGGCCTACATTTCCTTGATCTTATTCAAGAGGGAAATATCGGCTTGATGAAGGCTGTAGAAAAATTTGAGTTTGAACGGGGATACAAATTTTCAACTTATGCAACCTGGTGGATCAGGCAGGCTATCACTCGTGCAATTGCAGATCAGTCTCGTACTATTCGTGTACCAGTTCATATGGTAGAAACACTCAACAAGATAAATAAAATAAAACGTACATTCATTCAAGAACATGGCCGAGAGCCAACACACACTGAGTTGGCAAAAGAGCTAAATCTTGATGAGAAAAAAATTAAAAATATTATCAAAATATCAAAAGAACCAATATCACTAGAAACACCGGTTGGCGACAGCGAAGATGCCTTTATTAAGGATTTTATTGAGGGAGAAAATGATTTTTCTCCATCTGATACCGTCACAACTAATGATTTAAAAGAGCGCGTACGAGAAGTTCTAAAATCATTGACACCACGTGAAGAAAAAGTTCTCAAAATGCGTTTTGGAATTGATGTTGCTTCAGAACACACACTAGAAGAGGTTGGTAAAGACTTTTCTGTAACTCGTGAACGTATTCGACAAATTGAGGTAAAAGCATTACGCAAACTACGCCATCCTTCTCGTAGCAAACGATTACGCACATTTTTTGAAAAAGAAATTGACGAACAAACATCATCAGATGAATCAATGGAATAA